A segment of the Panacibacter ginsenosidivorans genome:
TACAACTAATTGTTTTTCAATAGAAATTTATCTTGGCATGTATTTGTAAACAAAGGGGATGGTTATAACTTTAGCGCTAAAATACATGCACCATGATCGAATTAAAGCACATATCAAAATGGGTAAATGTTGGGGGAGTAAGAAATTTCATTTTAAAGGATGTTAACCTCAGCATTGCAGAAGGAGAATTTGTTTCTATTATGGGGCCATCCGGCTCTGGTAAATCTTCTTTATTAAATGTTATTGGTATGCTTGATAACCAGGATGAAGGTGAATATTTTTTCTTTGATGAGGCCGTGCATAAACTAAAAGAAAAACACCGCTCGCAATTGTACAAGCAATACATAGGTTTTGTTTTTCAGGCGTATCATTTAATCGATGAATTAACGGTGTATGAAAACATCGAAACACCATTGATTTACCAGGACATGAAATCCAGTGAGCGCAAAGCTATTGTAGCAGATATACTTGACAGGTTCCAGATCGTTGGCAAGAAAGATCTATTTCCCACACAATTATCAGGGGGGCAACAACAATTGGTAGGTATTGCAAGAGCATTGGTAGCAAAACCAAAACTAATACTTGCCGATGAACCAACCGGTAACCTTAATTCAAAACAGGGTGAAGAAATTATGGAATTATTTAAAAAATTAAATGAAGAGGATGGTGTAACTATTATACAGGTTACACACTCGGAAAAAAATGCAGGCTACGGTTCACGCATTATTCATTTGCTGGATGGAAGAATAGAAAGAGAAGAACCGCATCTTAGTATTATGTAAAAAATTTATTGTGCGCTGCTGCATATAATGATGCAGCACAAGAGTGCGACGCAACAGAAGTATCGCAAAGCTGTAACAGCACGGCTAAAAGAAAAATAAAATTGAATTGGAATAATATAGGATTATGAAAAAGAAAAGTATTTTTTTAGGAATTGTTTTATTGGTAATCCTGCAAAAGAATTTTGCACAGGATACAACAAATATAAGTGGCACACTTACACTGAAACAATGTGTGGATATAGCTTTAAAAAATAACATTGATATTAACCGCAGCGAGCTGGATATGCAGGATAGCAAGGTATATCTGACGCAGGCGCAGGGAAACAGGCTGCCTTATATTAGCGGTACTATCAATCATGGGTTAAGCCAGGGCCGTGCGATAGACCCTTTTACCAATTCATATATCAATCAGAATCTCAGTTATGCTAATTATAATTTAGGCGCTAATCTTTATTTGTGGAATGCCGGAAGCATCAATAATAATGTTCGTGCAAGCTCATTGAATTTTGAAGCGAGTAAAATGGACTGGCAACAACAAAAAGATAATGTAACCATACAAGTCATACTTGCATACCTGCAGGTTTTAAATAACCAGGAACAGTTGAATGCCGCAGTACAACAGGCTTCTGTAACACGCAGCCAGGTAGAAAGGCTTGCCGTACTGGATAAAGACGGCGCTATAGCACCTTCTACTTATTACGACACAAAAGGCCAGCTTGCTTCCGATGAACTTTCAATTGTATCATTAAAGAATGCAGTAGAAACTTCAAAGCTTGATCTTGCGAAACTGATGAATGTGAATTATTCAAAAGATATGGCACTGGAAAAAATAGATATTTCTTCTGCTCTTGCAATTTATGATGGCACTTCGCAGCAGGTATATGACCAGGCAATTAAAAATCTTGCAATGATCAAAGCTGTTGATCTTAGAAAAGAAAGCGCTGCCAAATCTTTAAAAGCTGCAAAAGGCCAGTTATATCCTTCACTTATTTTAAATGGTGGTCTTGGTACAAATTATTCAAACGCTGCATCTGTAGCAGTTTTAAAAGGTACCAGCGATGTACAGACTGACAATTATGTAAATGTTAATGATGAAAAATATTTTCTCTATTCGCCACAAAATATATACGATTCTAAAAAGATATCTTATGGAGATCAATGGAAGAATAATTTTAATTCATCTGTAAGCATTGGTATCCAGATCCCTATTTTAAATGGACTGCAGGCAAGAAGTAAGGTTAAACAGGCTGTTATACAGGAGAAGCGTTCTGATATTAATGCCAAAACAGCTAAAACACAGTTGCAGCAGGCAGTTGAGCAAGCTTATATTGATATGAATTCAGCTTATGAACGTTACCAAACACTTACTTCGCAGGTAGAAGATCTTACAGTTTCTTTTAAAGCAGCAGAGGTAAAATTCAACGCAGGTGTGTTAACTTCAGTTGATTATTTGTTGATCAAGAATAAAGCAGACAATTCTAATATTAATCTCATCGCTGCCAAATATGATTATATTTTGCGCACAAAGATCCTGGATTTCTACCAGGGGAAATTATCCCTGTAAGAATTTTGGGCCCGGCAGCAGTAATGCTTGTTGAACTTCGTTGCGTCGCACACTTATACAGTTGAAGAATACTGAGCAATTATTTACCATATAATTCCAGTAATTTTTTAAGATCACCTAACGTATTAATTTCATCTGCCTTTTTATCTTTTCTCCAGCGGTGTATACGTGGAAACCTTAGCGCTACGCCACTTTTATGACGGTTGCTTGCAGCAATGCCCTCAAAGGCAATTTCAAAGACAAGCGCTGGTTTTACCGTTCTTACGGGACCAAATTTTTCTATGGCATTTCTTTTTACAAATGCATCTACCTGTGCAAACTCTTTATCGGTAAGACCCGAGTAAGCTTTGGTAAAGCTTACCAGTTTATCGCCATCTTTTACGGCAAAAGTATAATCTGTGTAAAGATTGCTTCTGCGGCCGTGACCTTTCTGCGCATAGATCATTACCGCATCAATCGTAAGTGCGTCAATCTTCCATTTCCACCAATCACCAACTTTGCGCCCCACCTGGTAGGCAGAAGATTTTCTTTTCAGCATTATGCCTTCTGCATTAATACTCCTGGATTGCTCCCGTTGCTTTGTTAATGCATCCCAATTTTCAAAATCAATAACAGGTGATAATTGAAGTGTGGCATTATTGATTTGCAGAACGATCTGTTCAAGCAAAGTCCTTCTTTCTGCCATTGTTTTATACCGAATATCAATGCCTTCATATTCCAGTATATCATAAGCAAAGAATGCAACCGGAGCCTCTTGTAATTGTTTTTTTGTAACATTTTTTCTGCCGATGCGTGTTTGCAAAACAGCAAATGGCAAGATGCTTATATTCGAATGAAGTAATGATTGCTGTGCATCTTCTTTTCTAAAAGGCATTATTTCTCCATCTAATACAATACCGTTGGGAAGCGTTTCTTTTAAAATAAAATATTCCGGGAATTTTTCTGTCATCAGCTCTTCACCGCGGCTCCACACAAATAATTCATTTTTACGTTTAATGATCTGCCCCCGAATGCCGTCCCATTTCCATTCAGCCTGCCACTCATGCGGCTCTCCCAATGCATCCGGTGCTGTTTCAAGTGCGTACGCAAGATAGAATGGGTACGGTTTTGAATTGTCAAGGCTTCCCTGTTCTTCACTTAGCAATTCATTCAAATCTGTCGTTGAAGGATTCCATTTTCCGCTAATTCGGTGTGCAATAACTGCAGGGTCAGCGTTAACCGTTTTTGCCAAAGCATTTACTATAGTCTTTTGTGAGACACCAATACGAAAGCCCCCTGTCAGTAATTTATTGAACACAAATTTTTCTTCTATTGTCATCTGCATCCAGCATTCCGTAATAAATTGCTTCTTTATTTCCTCATCTGCTTTTTCAAGTATTACTAATTGCTGAAGATAATAAGTAAGACTATTTTCCTGTAATACCTTTTCCTTATCTGTTTCAGGCAATAATAATGCGATTGTCTCTGCAAGGTCTCCTACCGTGTGATAACTTTCTTCAAATAGCCAAAAAGGCAATCCTGTAATTTCACAGCACCATTCTGAAAGGCGGGTAGCATTTATAATCCGCTTTGGTCTGCGGCCACTAAATAAAGCGATCACCCAAACTTTATCGCTATTGGTTGCTTCAAGAAAATATTGTGATAATGCATTTAGTTTATCATTTGTTTTTGTAGACGTTCCTAATATTTGTACCAGTGCTGAAAATTGTTTCATAATTTTTCCTGTGTATTTTGTTCATCAATATCAGGTACAGACTCTACAAAACCTGCATCATTAGCTGGTTCCTCATCATCGTTACCATATTCTGTTTTAACTTCAGCACTTGCGATACCATTTTCATTTAAATACCTGCTGAAGGTTGATTGAAAGCCATGTGTTACAAAAACTTTTTCGGCGCCTGTTGCTTTTACCGCACTTAATAATCCTTTCCAGTCAGCATGATCACTTAATACAAAACCAGCATCTGCATTGCGCCTTCGCACATTTCCGCGAACCTGCATCCAACCGCTGCAGACACCTGTTGCATAAGGTTCCATTCGTTTCATCCATGAAGAGCCATCTGCCCCCGGTGGCGCAATAACAATACTTTTTTTAAGTGTTTCTTTTGATGTATCAGGTGTAATTCTTTCAACCTCGGGTAAAAGTATTCCGGCAGAAGACAATGCCTGGTGCATATTCCAGATAGCACCATGTACATAAATTTTTTCCTGCAATGGCCCGATCGCTTTTAAAAGCCGTTGCGCTTTTCCCAAACTATAAGCAATAAGAACTGATGTTTTACCATTTTCTTTATTGTTAAGAATCCAGTTGCGTATATGCGTATAGATATTTTCCTGTGCAGCCCAGTTATAGATCGGCAAACCAAAAGTTGACTCAGTTATAAATACATTACAAGGCACCGGTTCAAACCTGCCACTGATACCATCATTCTCAGTTTTGTAATCACCACTTACAACCCATATTTCATTATTATGCTCAACACGTATTTGAGAGGAGCCAATAATATGGCCAGCGGGATGTAAAGAAATTTTTACTCCATTTATTAATAAAAATTCATTCCATTCTATACTTTGATAATCATTATCTCCAAGCCTGGCTTGCAATAACGGTTTTGTAAGATAATGACAGAGATAATGTTTGTTGCCGGGCCTGGCATGATCGCTGTGTGCATGTGTAATGATGGCTTTTTTCACTGGCTTCCATGGATCTATATAAAAATCACC
Coding sequences within it:
- a CDS encoding ligase-associated DNA damage response exonuclease, which translates into the protein MKLIEFTDKGLYCAAGDFYIDPWKPVKKAIITHAHSDHARPGNKHYLCHYLTKPLLQARLGDNDYQSIEWNEFLLINGVKISLHPAGHIIGSSQIRVEHNNEIWVVSGDYKTENDGISGRFEPVPCNVFITESTFGLPIYNWAAQENIYTHIRNWILNNKENGKTSVLIAYSLGKAQRLLKAIGPLQEKIYVHGAIWNMHQALSSAGILLPEVERITPDTSKETLKKSIVIAPPGADGSSWMKRMEPYATGVCSGWMQVRGNVRRRNADAGFVLSDHADWKGLLSAVKATGAEKVFVTHGFQSTFSRYLNENGIASAEVKTEYGNDDEEPANDAGFVESVPDIDEQNTQEKL
- a CDS encoding ABC transporter ATP-binding protein is translated as MIELKHISKWVNVGGVRNFILKDVNLSIAEGEFVSIMGPSGSGKSSLLNVIGMLDNQDEGEYFFFDEAVHKLKEKHRSQLYKQYIGFVFQAYHLIDELTVYENIETPLIYQDMKSSERKAIVADILDRFQIVGKKDLFPTQLSGGQQQLVGIARALVAKPKLILADEPTGNLNSKQGEEIMELFKKLNEEDGVTIIQVTHSEKNAGYGSRIIHLLDGRIEREEPHLSIM
- a CDS encoding TolC family protein; translated protein: MKKKSIFLGIVLLVILQKNFAQDTTNISGTLTLKQCVDIALKNNIDINRSELDMQDSKVYLTQAQGNRLPYISGTINHGLSQGRAIDPFTNSYINQNLSYANYNLGANLYLWNAGSINNNVRASSLNFEASKMDWQQQKDNVTIQVILAYLQVLNNQEQLNAAVQQASVTRSQVERLAVLDKDGAIAPSTYYDTKGQLASDELSIVSLKNAVETSKLDLAKLMNVNYSKDMALEKIDISSALAIYDGTSQQVYDQAIKNLAMIKAVDLRKESAAKSLKAAKGQLYPSLILNGGLGTNYSNAASVAVLKGTSDVQTDNYVNVNDEKYFLYSPQNIYDSKKISYGDQWKNNFNSSVSIGIQIPILNGLQARSKVKQAVIQEKRSDINAKTAKTQLQQAVEQAYIDMNSAYERYQTLTSQVEDLTVSFKAAEVKFNAGVLTSVDYLLIKNKADNSNINLIAAKYDYILRTKILDFYQGKLSL
- a CDS encoding ATP-dependent DNA ligase, producing the protein MKQFSALVQILGTSTKTNDKLNALSQYFLEATNSDKVWVIALFSGRRPKRIINATRLSEWCCEITGLPFWLFEESYHTVGDLAETIALLLPETDKEKVLQENSLTYYLQQLVILEKADEEIKKQFITECWMQMTIEEKFVFNKLLTGGFRIGVSQKTIVNALAKTVNADPAVIAHRISGKWNPSTTDLNELLSEEQGSLDNSKPYPFYLAYALETAPDALGEPHEWQAEWKWDGIRGQIIKRKNELFVWSRGEELMTEKFPEYFILKETLPNGIVLDGEIMPFRKEDAQQSLLHSNISILPFAVLQTRIGRKNVTKKQLQEAPVAFFAYDILEYEGIDIRYKTMAERRTLLEQIVLQINNATLQLSPVIDFENWDALTKQREQSRSINAEGIMLKRKSSAYQVGRKVGDWWKWKIDALTIDAVMIYAQKGHGRRSNLYTDYTFAVKDGDKLVSFTKAYSGLTDKEFAQVDAFVKRNAIEKFGPVRTVKPALVFEIAFEGIAASNRHKSGVALRFPRIHRWRKDKKADEINTLGDLKKLLELYGK